Proteins co-encoded in one Prunus persica cultivar Lovell chromosome G6, Prunus_persica_NCBIv2, whole genome shotgun sequence genomic window:
- the LOC18773069 gene encoding cell cycle checkpoint control protein RAD9A produces the protein MEFSVSGNALKTFARSITCLARVGNELAIQASSSQLALHTLNSSRSAYHSSTFKPEFFDVYTISCNQVQCSVLLKAVCSVLRTPLASIDHLSIRLPDPDASKMQWTLECYSGMKKSYWIICNVEPDIQHLSLDRRRFPSSLVVRPRDLNRLLANFQSSLQEITIIATEPTSMPSDVASEIGGKAVELRSYIDPTKDSDSSLHTQLWIDPAEEFVQYTHTGDPIDVTFGVKELKAFLSFCEGCEVDIHLYFEKAGEPILMAPKFGLDDGSTSNFDATLVLATMLVSQLHESNTSEPPQAATAMHIQEDHGTGSEPRRERCGTNVSEHPSDHTRIWSDLSGSGARSGSGAEAGQAQGERNLSANGQREIQRMSTMHISNPACARENEPVQEDHVEEPRDRSQINGDGFSQRHPSNWIDADEDDSDEDGEENELCIPSTPPYYEEH, from the exons ATGGAATTCAGTGTGAGCGGGAACGCCCTGAAGACCTTCGCTCGCTCTATCACGTGCCTCGCACGCGTCGGAAACGAGCTCGCCATCCAAGCTTCGTCTTCTCAG CTTGCTTTGCATACTCTCAATTCGTCACGGTCTGCCTATCACTCAAGTACATTTAAGCCTGAATTCTTTGATGTCTATACTATATCTTGTAACCAGGTGCAATGTAGTGTGCTTTTGAAG GCGGTTTGTTCTGTGCTTAGGACACCTTTAGCAAGTATAGATCATTTGAGCATACGATTGCCTGATCCCGATGCTTCAAAAATGCAATGGACTTTAGAATGCTACAGTG GTATGAAGAAATCCTATTGGATTATTTGCAATGTTGAACCAGACATACAACATCTATCTCTTGATAGGAGAAGATTCCCAAGCAGCTTAGTTGTGAGACCTCGAGATCTAAACAGATTGCTTGCTAATTTTCAGTCATCGCTTCAGGAGATTACCATCATAGCAACAGAACCCACTTCCATGCCTTCTGATGTAGCAAGTGAAATTGGAGGAAAAGCTGTTGAACTTAGAAGTTATATTGACCCGACCAAAG ACAGCGACTCATCACTGCATACTCAACTATGGATAGACCCTGCAGAAGAGTTTGTGCAGTATACCCACACGGGAGACCCCATAGATGTGACGTTTGGTGTGAAGGAGTTGAAG GCATTCCTTTCCTTCTGTGAGGGCTGTGAAGTTGACATTCACTTGTATTTTGAGAAAGCCGGAGA GCCTATTCTAATGGCACCCAAGTTCGGTCTAGATGATGGGTCCACTTCAAATTTTGATGCTACACTTGTACTTGCAACCATGCTAGTGTCGCAGCTCCATGAAAGCAATACCTCAGAACCTCCACAAGCAGCTACTGCAATGCACATTCAGGAAGATCATGGGACAGGGTCAGAACCACGACGAGAAAGGTGTGGAACAAATGTTTCGGAGCATCCATCTGATCACACCAGAATTTGGTCTGATCTTTCAG GAAGTGGTGCAAGAAGTGGCAGTGGTGCCGAAGCAGGACAGGCTCAAGGGGAAAGAAATTTGAGTGCTAATGGACAGAGAGAAATTCAAAGGATGAGCACAATGCATATTTCAAATCCTGCATGTGCTAGGGAAAATGAACCTGTGCAGGAGGATCATGTGGAAGAACCTCGAG ATAGGTCACAAATTAACGGTGATGGCTTTTCACAACGTCATCCTAGCAACTGGATAGATGCAGATGAGGATGATAGTGATGAGGATGGAGAGGAGAATGAACTCTGTATTCCTTCAACACCACCATACTACGAAGAACATTAG
- the LOC18772195 gene encoding heavy metal-associated isoprenylated plant protein 36 — MATTTEPKAEAKAEPKEIEEISQPPLKYKTWVLRVSVHCEGCKKKINKSLKQMEGVYKTEVDMRQQKLTVTGNVEAETLIKKLTKSGKHAELWPDPKANNSNEKKKGKGKNKEKQQSDCEGCEESNHGGPGGSGDNEKETVKVEVGHAQGSGNKKKNEGGGPAGNKKADGGNMVKPNEGGGAPAKTGGGGQVKESKPEVVRQGGNLPNHPPVAEKKSEGGESDCEVEKSGGGGGGGSKNNKKKGPKGNANAEEDEGEECVAAPPSTGSPNHGNVPRGPSGPHVPQDPRGPRVPQGQGPYVPQGQGPYVPQGHFRLTGPTGPTGPYGSHGPRGPPYGPHGQSFAPAPANHIAPAPANHIAPAPANHSPPQQHVYEYQYPRYSPPMQAVHYNAGFPTNGYGASHYNTPAPNSHSFTETQAPSYHLDNYASQPYYPYHQPSYNLPQPSDSYGLFSDENPNGCYIM; from the exons ATGGCAACAACAACTGAACCCAAGGCAGAAGCCAAAGCTgaaccaaaagaaattgaagaaatttctCAGCCTCCTCTAAAATACAAG ACATGGGTTTTGAGAGTCTCTGTTCACTGTGAAGGCtgcaagaagaaaatcaacaaaagCTTAAAACAAATGGAAG GGGTTTACAAAACAGAGGTGGACATGAGGCAGCAAAAACTCACAGTAACAGGGAATGTGGAAGCAGAGACTTTGATCAAGAAGTTGACCAAGTCAGGGAAACATGCAGAGCTGTGGCCTGACCCGAAAGCTAACAATTCaaacgaaaaaaagaaaggtaaagggaaaaacaaagagaaacagCAAAGTGACTGTGAAGGCTGCGAGGAAAGCAACCACGGTGGCCCTGGAGGTAGTGGTGACAATGAAAAGGAGACTGTCAAAGTTGAAGTTGGTCATGCTCAAGGCTCTgggaacaagaaaaagaatgaaggtGGTGGCCCGGCTGGTAATAAGAAAGCTGATGGGGGCAATATGGTCAAACCAAATGAAGGTGGTGGCGCACCCGCTAAAACTGGCGGCGGTGGGCAAGTCAAAGAGTCAAAGCCTGAGGTGGTGAGGCAGGGTGGGAATTTACCAAACCATCCACCGGTTGCCGAGAAGAAAAGTGAGGGCGGTGAAAGTGATTGCGAGGTTGAGAAAAGTGGTGGAGGTGGCGGCGGTGGaagtaaaaataacaaaaagaagggGCCAAAGGGGAATGCCAATGCTGAAGAGGATGAAGGTGAAGAATGTGTTGCTGCTCCACCAAGCACTGGATCACCAAATCATGGCAATGTGCCACGTGGACCAAGTGGGCCCCATGTTCCTCAGGATCCACGTGGCCCACGTGTGCCTCAGGGTCAGGGCCCCTATGTGCCTCAGGGTCAGGGCCCCTATGTGCCTCAAGGGCATTTTCGGCTTACTGGGCCTACTGGGCCTACTGGGCCTTATGGGTCCCATGGGCCTCGTGGTCCACCCTATGGTCCTCATGGACAAAGCTTTGCTCCAGCTCCAGCCAATCACATTGCTCCAGCTCCAGCCAATCACATTGCTCCAGCTCCAGCCAATCATAGCCCTCCACAGCAACATGTGTATGAGTACCAATACCCAAGGTACAGCCCTCCAATGCAAGCTGTTCACTACAATGCTGGCTTCCCCACCAATGGCTATGGTGCATCTCATTACAATACACCAGCACCTAACTCACACTCCTTCACTGAGACACAGGCCCCATCCTATCATTTGGACAACTATGCATCTCAGCCGTACTATCCATATCATCAGCCATCCTACAACTTACCACAGCCGTCCGATTCCTATGGGTTGTTCAGTGATGAAAATCCCAATGGGTGCTACATTATGTGA
- the LOC18772505 gene encoding REF/SRPP-like protein At3g05500, whose translation MAQEDLSVQVQQQMAEEEEQRLKYLEFVQVAAAHAAVCFLNLYGFAKERSGPLKPGVESVEGTVKNVVGPVYNKYHDVPAHLLTFVDRKVDQSVTKLDSRMPPVFKQASFKALSAAQKAPEAARAVASEVKRAGVVDTASSYAKSVYTKCEPAAKDLYARYEPKAEQCAVSAWRKVNQVLPKVVEVVVPTAAYCSEKYNQTVQHTAEKGYRVSSYMPLVPTEKIAKVFAGKVPEAEPLLASHGEVDVALH comes from the exons ATGGCCCAGGAAGATTTGAGCGTGCAGGTGCAACAACAGATG GCTGAGGAGGAGGAACAGAGGCTCAAGTACCTGGAATTTGTTCAAGTGGCTGCAGCTCATGCCGCGGTTTGCTTCTTAAATCTGTACGGATTTGCCAAGGAAAGGTCTGGTCCTTTGAAGCCTGGAGTTGAATCCGTGGAGGGAACTGTGAAGAACGTTGTTGGACCTGTCTATAACAAGTACCATGATGTCCCTGCTCACCTCCTCACCTTCGTGGATCGCAAG GTTGATCAATCTGTGACCAAGCTGGACAGTCGTATGCCGCCGGTGTTTAAGCAGGCTTCATTCAAAGCCTTATCAGCTGCTCAAAAAGCCCCAGAGGCGGCTCGAGCGGTTGCTTCTGAGGTTAAGCGTGCTGGGGTTGTAGACACTGCCTCAAGCTATGCTAAATCTGTCTACACCAAGTGTGAACCCGCAGCTAAAGATCTGTATGCTAGGTATGAACCAAAAGCTGAGCAATGTGCCGTCTCTGCGTGGCGAAAGGTGAACCAAGTCCTCCCAAAGGTGGTTGAGGTTGTTGTACCAACTGCAGCATATTGCTCTGAAAAGTACAACCAGACTGTACAGCACACTGCAGAGAAGGGGTACAGGGTCTCCTCCTATATGCCTCTGGTTCCCACAGAGAAAATTGCCAAGGTTTTTGCAGGGAAGGTGCCTGAAGCAGAGCCTTTGCTTGCAAGTCATGGTGAAGTTGATGTTGCCCTTCATTGA
- the LOC18772723 gene encoding rapid alkalinization factor: MARLCCVSFLLLICASILLMGSSSSVIASGDHHPNLSWMPTNNSACKGSIAECLAAGDEEFDLDSEINRRILATSKYISYGAMQRNTVPCSRRGASYYNCQPGAQSNPYSRGCSAITRCRS; this comes from the coding sequence ATGGCTAGGCTATGCTGTGTCTCATTCCTCCTCCTGATCTGCGCCTCAATCTTGTTGATGGGTTCATCATCTTCTGTTATAGCAAGTGGGGACCACCACCCGAACCTTTCATGGATGCCCACCAACAACTCAGCCTGCAAGGGCTCCATAGCAGAGTGCTTGGCTGCAGGGGATGAGGAGTTTGACTTGGACTCTGAGATCAACCGGCGCATCTTAGCCACCAGCAAGTACATCAGCTACGGTGCGATGCAGAGGAACACTGTGCCTTGCTCAAGGCGTGGCGCCTCCTACTACAATTGCCAGCCGGGAGCTCAGTCCAACCCCTACAGCCGCGGCTGCAGCGCCATCACAAGGTGCAggagttaa